The Candidatus Poribacteria bacterium DNA segment GTTAACGTCTTGATAGTCGACAGCAGTTTCAACCCGCTGTTTTAACGTGCAAACTTGAATCTCCGGTCTGTCAATGAAAGGCTGCAGCATCAGGTCTATCTGGGCAGGTTCAAGCAACGGTTCATCTCCTTGGATATTGGCAACAATATCACACGTCAAACGTTCTGCAACCACAGCTACGCGTTCGGTACCCGTTGCACATTGCCCCGTCATCTCCACATTGCCGCCGAAGTGGGTCACGGCATCATAAATCCGTTGGTCATCTGTGGCGACAATAACTTCATCTAACGTTTTTGCGCGGCACGCACTTTCGTAAACATGCTGCACCATCGGCTTCCCGAGCAGATCCGCCAACGGTTTGCCTTCAAAACGGCTTGAGGCATAGCGTGCTGGAATAATTCCTACACTTTGCAACCTTACGTTCCCTCATAATATTTTATTTTTGACACTTTTTCCTATTTGTTCCTCAAGTCAGTTTAACGCAAACCGAAGTTAAAATCAAGATTTTTTTGGTTTTGGTTGCAGACCCGAATGGAAACGTGGTATACTTTAAGGTAAATGATTCGTTTGTAAAAAAGTGAAAGAATGGTTCATCTCAAGGAGGACCTGAAAAAAATGAAACAGAACCTAAAATTTACAATGATGGATTGTAAACTAATCCCTTATCTGGTGTGCCTACTCCTGATAGCGACTTTCTATGTAACCCCTTTGGCAGCTTTTGCAGCGGATGTTTTAGACCCGGATTTGGTGCTTTACTTCGATTATGAAGACTTTAAAGGGGATACCGTCGTTGAAAAATCTGGTCGTGGCTACGATGGCGCAATTAACGGAAAGGTCACACAATCCAATGACGGGAAATTCGGCAAAGCCGCCCACTTCGTAACCGGAAGTTTCCTCGACTTAGATGGACCCAATATCAAGCCTGAAGATATTCCGACTGAAGGTATGAGTATTGTGGCATGGATCAACGTCGAAGCCGTCGCAGATATGGCGGTTTTTAACGCACGTGCAGGTGATAATACATGGCTCGTCCATCCAGAGGCACGCGGCAGCGGCAAATTTCGCTGGCTCAATCGGAGTCCCGGTGGAGCGACTATCTTTGACATTCGCGCCGGGGATAACAAGGCGAATGAATGGCAGCATTACGCTGGCACGTTCAGTCGCGCCGATGGGAAAGCCATCCTTTACATCAATGGAAGAAATGTCGGTGAAGAAAAAGCACGCGTCGGCACGCCTATCGCAGGAGATTGGGACAACGGGGCACGCGTCGGTTATAACATTGACAACAACCGTCCCTTCGCCGGACTGATGGACGATTTCAACGTCTGGAAACGGGGTTTGACAGAGGAAGAAGTCAATGCCATTATGAACGACGGTGTTGAGGCGTTTCTTGCTGTGGAAGCGCGCGGTAAACTCGCAACCACTTGGGGACGGCTTAAAGCAAACTAACAAAACGGATAAGGGCTTAAATCACTTTTCCCCCAGGCGCGCTTCCGCAGCGCGTCTACTCAATTTGCACAAGCCTTGAAGCGCAAAGGACCCTTGGAAAATTGACCGATTAAATTGGAAATGCAGGAACGGGTTATGGATCGGAGGGCGTGGACGGGGGATCTGATTCCGATGCATCAGACTCCGTGTTCGTCTCTGAAGGTGAACACGTGCGTAGCACTTTAGCGAGATAGTCTTCCTGCGAAAGCAAATCTTGATTGGCGCGGAGACTCGCCTCATGGAACCGATAGCCATCTTCACCGAGTCGGTAGTAATATTGGAGATGTCCAGCACTGGCCGCCTGTTTCAGGTCTGCGGGTGAAATATCCAGCAGTGCCGCCGCCTCTTCTAGGTCATATTCAACCACGGCATTGCGTATTCGCATCTTTTTATCTCCATTTTGGTGTTGTAACCCGAACGCGCATGCCACTTAAAAATTATACGAATGTAACAAAATAGACGGAATCCAGTTTCATGACGCAGTATAGGTGTGCAAGTTATATCTTAGTCAAATCTCTGAAATCATGGCTTTTCTGTGCACTGGTTCTCTGCACTATTATAACAGGATCCGAAGCAAATGCCGAGAACTTTCTATCGAGATGGGATGAGACCCTCTTTGATCGTATCTATGATGCCCCACCCCGTCAGCAACCGACGTGGACACTCATGGAAGGGATAACAGAATTTGGGCATTATCGGGCAGTTATGGGGCTTTCTGTTCTCCTCATGGCATACGGTGATGAAGCACATCAGGAAACTGGCAGGCTTTTATCTTCCGCGTTCCTCGGGACTGGGTTGGTAACGTTTGGTATGAAGAGGTTGATTGGTCGGAAACGTCCCCTTGATGAGAGCTTGGGGAATCCAGCTTTTCCGTCTGGACATACATCCTTAGCGTTCAGTTCAGCAACGATTTTAGGGTGTCGGTATCCGAAATGGCGGATTCCGCTCTATGTTGGAGCAGGACTCGTCGGTTTTTCGCGTATCTATCTCGGACGACATTACACGTCAGATGTGATAGCCGGGGCAGCAATTGGAACAGCGATGGGAATGCTGGTTTGGCATCAGCGCGTCCCGCTACTGCAATGGGAATTTTAGAAGAACCATTTGTTTTTTTAAACATCATACCAAACCTGTAGCCTGCAACAATACGCAGAAATACGCAGAAATACGCAGAAATGCCCAAGCAAAGACCCCTATCAAAAACCCCAAGCAAAGACACGCAGGCGGATTTGAGAAAGGCACGTGAAGGATAACACCTATGTTGTTTAACCGCAAGGTAAAATTAAAAGATAAAATTAAAAGGTTTGACAAGAAAACACACGCGACGTAAAATATAATCACAAAGGAGGGTGAGACTGATGAATCGTCCGAAAGATCGCATCCAGTTCCGGTATCAGAGTATAGGCGGAATCGGCATGTTTCTCTTAATAGGAACATTATTAGTAGGATGTGCTGTCCCGCCGCACCCCTCAGTTGATGTCTATATGGAACCCATCGCCGGACGCTTTAACGCACATATCAATCTGGAGACAGGGGCGGCAACTGTGGAAAAAAAAGGGGTTGCCGTTACGATTAAACCGTTTGATGAAGTAGAACTGTTCGCACTCACCGAAGATTCGAGAGTGAATCCGTATCTCTTAGTTCAGAAGAACGGTGCCGTTGAGCCTATCTACACAGTGTTCGATATTACAGTCCATAATCGAGAAAACCGACGCGTTCTGGTTGACGCCGCAGCCATCCTCATTGATGAAAACGGCGGGCAATACGCCAATCTATCCAACGATTATTTCGACGCACTCTATGATAATGTGGATCTTTCGCAGCATGACACTTGGGAAGCGGGTTATCCTTACATGCCTGTACGGGCTGGGTTACCCAGCACCTACGGCTACTATCCTGACTATGGGTACTATCGGTCTTACATAGATGCCGAGGCACTGGAGTTGGGACGAATTGTGATAGAGGACCACATCTTTGAAGGGGCGAAGTTGTTCTCTGGCGCGAAACGGGGCGGTTTCTTAATTTTCGATCGGCTTGAGAGTGCCGCCACAGATATTCGAATTGTTGTCCCTCAAGTTCGGATTGTCCATCCAGACGGTAAAGAGGATAAATTGGAATTTAAAATTGACTTTAGGCAGGTCCTGCCGTAAAATAACGATAACCTTAAGGGTTGAATACAGGTTAGCAACGCAGGATTTGCTATTATTAATGAAGGGAGTACATAGTAAAATGAAGAATTGGCTTATTATATTATTGATAGTAGGGCTTATATCTGCTTCGGGGTGCCAAGACCAACAGAAAGAGCTTAAAGTCGCTGTAGCAGCACCCTTCACAGGGAACGCGGCAGCATTTGGCGAAATGATTAAACGCGGTGCTGAACTCCGGGAAAAAGAGATCAATGAAGCCGGCGGGATCAACGGCATGAAGTTGACACTAATTTTTGAAGATGATGCCGGTAAAGATGCCGAGGCAAGCCTTGTAGCA contains these protein-coding regions:
- the kdsB gene encoding 3-deoxy-manno-octulosonate cytidylyltransferase — its product is MQSVGIIPARYASSRFEGKPLADLLGKPMVQHVYESACRAKTLDEVIVATDDQRIYDAVTHFGGNVEMTGQCATGTERVAVVAERLTCDIVANIQGDEPLLEPAQIDLMLQPFIDRPEIQVCTLKQRVETAVDYQDVNVVKVVTDLQGDALYFSRASVPGQVNETALHKSPVYRHVGLYAYRREQLLAFTRWSSTPYELAEGLEQLRFLEHGVPIHVVETDTPLIGVDVPADLERVKQILEAL
- a CDS encoding LamG domain-containing protein, translating into MVHLKEDLKKMKQNLKFTMMDCKLIPYLVCLLLIATFYVTPLAAFAADVLDPDLVLYFDYEDFKGDTVVEKSGRGYDGAINGKVTQSNDGKFGKAAHFVTGSFLDLDGPNIKPEDIPTEGMSIVAWINVEAVADMAVFNARAGDNTWLVHPEARGSGKFRWLNRSPGGATIFDIRAGDNKANEWQHYAGTFSRADGKAILYINGRNVGEEKARVGTPIAGDWDNGARVGYNIDNNRPFAGLMDDFNVWKRGLTEEEVNAIMNDGVEAFLAVEARGKLATTWGRLKAN
- a CDS encoding helix-turn-helix domain-containing protein — encoded protein: MRIRNAVVEYDLEEAAALLDISPADLKQAASAGHLQYYYRLGEDGYRFHEASLRANQDLLSQEDYLAKVLRTCSPSETNTESDASESDPPSTPSDP
- a CDS encoding phosphatase PAP2 family protein — translated: MEGITEFGHYRAVMGLSVLLMAYGDEAHQETGRLLSSAFLGTGLVTFGMKRLIGRKRPLDESLGNPAFPSGHTSLAFSSATILGCRYPKWRIPLYVGAGLVGFSRIYLGRHYTSDVIAGAAIGTAMGMLVWHQRVPLLQWEF